One window from the genome of Amaranthus tricolor cultivar Red isolate AtriRed21 chromosome 9, ASM2621246v1, whole genome shotgun sequence encodes:
- the LOC130823564 gene encoding protein MOR1-like: MSTEDEKLLKEAKKLPWEDRLFHKNWKVRNDANIDLVSLFDSITDPKDARLREFGHYFKKTVSDSNAPVQEKALDALIAYLKAADADVGRYGKEVCDAIAAKCLMGRTKTVEKAQIAFMLWVELEAAEAFLDAMEKAIKNKVAKAVVPAIDVMFQALSEFGAKVVPPKRILKMLPELFDHPDQNVRASSKGLTLELCRWIGKDPVKSILLEKMRDTMKKELEAELVNVTGTAKPTRKIRSEQDKEPEPEIVLEVTGAGPSEESTSDAPQEIDEYELVDPVDILTPLEKSGFWDGVKATKWSERKEAVAELTKLASTRRIAPGDFTEVCRTLKKLVIDVNLAVSVEAIQAIGNLARGLRAHFSGSSRFLLPILLEKLKEKKPTITDALTQTLQALYKSGCLNLVDVLEDVKAAVKNKVPLVRSLTLNWLTFCIESSNKSVIQKAHKDYVPICMECLNDGTPEVRDAAFSALTAIAKSVGMRPLERSLEKLDDVRRKKLNDMIGGPGSGPPASGNSGNAPTSNGAASETSGSSFVKRSAASMLSGKRPVQAAPATKKGTSAKPATSKKLDGGGQQKTSKTSEPEDVEPSEMSLEEIESRVGSLMQAETISQLKSAAWKERLEAISSLKSQVEGIQELDPSVEILIRLLCAIPGWSEKNVQVQQQTIEVISYIASTATKFPKKCVVLCLLGLSERVADIKTRALAMKCLTTFSEAVGPGFIFERLFKIMKEHKNPKVLSEGLLWMVSAVEDFGVSHLKLKDLIDFCKDTGLQSSAAATRNATIKLIGVLHRFVGPDIKGFLADVKPALLSALDTEYEKNPYEGPSVAPKKMVKASDSSSVPVGGSDGLPREDISAKITATLLKNFESPDWKTRLESIEAVNKILEEANKRIQPIGTGELFGALRGRLYDSNKRLVMEALSTIGGVASAMGVAVEKASKGILSDVLKCLGDNKKQMRECALTTLDLWYGAVHLDKMIPYIAAAFSESKLGAEGRKDLFEWLSRQLSQLSDFPDAVQLLKPAAVAMTDKSVDVRKAADACLSEIVKACGSELVMKNLKDIPGSAVALVVEKLKPYGAVAELHDSAQITSTASNPKSSARAGKINSNAVGDRASKHGMKSASSRSAPMRNSRAESIMSVNDIAIQSQPLLNVKDSNKEDRERIVVRRFKFEELRLEQIQDLESGIIRFFRDDLSRRLLSTDFKKHVDGIEMLQRALPSIVKDLIEVMDIVLRWFVLRFCESNTTCLLKVLEFLPELFEALRIEGYALTEAEATIFLPCLVEKSGHNIEKLREKIHELTKHIVNVYSAAKLFPYIVEGLRSKNNRTRIECADLVGFLLENHGAEISGQLKSLQIVATLTAERDGETRKAALNALATGYKILGEDIWRYVGKLTEAQRSMIDEKFKTKAREMDRRREGKPGDARAALRRSVRDNGSDIAEQSGEVSRSIAGPAFAREHYVHPEMHMERNPLPRAHAGVCGPTDWNEALDIIVYGAPEQSVEGMKVVCHELAQATNDPEGSTMDDIVKDADRLVSILANKVSKTFDFSLGGASSRSCKYVLNTLMQTFQNKNLAHAVKESTLDNLITELLLWLLDDRVPRMDDGGQLLKALNVLMLKILDNADRTLSFAVLINLLRPLEPSRWPAPSSDEAVTVRNQKFSDLVVKCLIKLTKVLQNTIYDVDLDRILQSIHVYLQELGMEEIRRRAGADDKPLRMVKTVLHELVKLRGTAIKGHLSMVPIDMEPPPIILAYIDLNLQTLAAARMLTPTGPVGQTHWGDSTANNPSSATHSADAQLKQELAAIFKKIGDKQTCSIGLYELYRITQLYPKVDIFAQLQNASEAFRTYIRDGLAQMEKNAAAGRTPSSVPLPTPPPSSLTLSSPKLAPLSPVHTNSVNDSKLVNSRVEPTNFTLPPFRDDERTGNATFRGPAFDHLGDQRSERLPTGVSTGTLDAIRERMKSIQLAAAGVNSDSGTRPLMPMNGNVTHNQVQHGLDDGSAENPVHSGVLPMDEKALSGLQARMQRLKSGSFDHV; encoded by the exons GATGCAATGGAGAaggctattaaaaataaagtggcTAAAGCAGTTGTACCAGCCATTGATGTCATGTTTCAAGCGTTAAG TGAATTTGGGGCCAAGGTTGTACCTCCCAAAAGAATTCTTAAGATGTTGCCGGAGCTTTTTGATCATCCGGACCAAAATGTTCGTGCTTCCTCTAAAGGATTGACCCTAGAATTATGTCGTTGGATCGGGAAGGACCCGGTAAAATCCATCTTATTGGAGAAAATGAGGGATACAATG AAAAAAGAACTGGAGGCAGAGCTTGTCAATGTTACAGGAACAGCAAAGCCCACTCGAAAAATAAG GTCAGAACAAGACAAAGAACCTGAACCAGAAATTGTTCTTGAAGTGACAGGCGCTGGACCTTCAGAAGAGTCTACTTCTGATG CTCCACAGGAAATAGATGAATACGAGCTAGTTGATCCAGTTGACATACTAACGCCATTAGAGAAGTCAGGATTTTGGGATGGAGTG AAAGCTACAAAGTGGTCAGAGCGGAAAGAGGCTGTTGCTGAACTGACAAAACTTGCTTCTACAAGGAGAATAGCACCAGGCGATTTCACTGAAGTCTGCAGAACTCTTAAAAAG CTAGTCATAGATGTGAATCTGGCTGTCTCAGTTGAAGCCATACAGGCCATTGGGAACCTTGCAAGAGGATTACGGGCACACTTTTCAGGGAGTTCACGCTTTTTGCTTCCTATTTTACTA GAAAAACTGAAGGAGAAAAAGCCTACTATTACTGACGCTTTAACTCAAACATTACAAGCATTGTACAAGTCTGGGTGTCTAAATCTTGTTGATGTACTTGAAG ATGTTAAGGCAGCAGTGAAAAATAAAGTTCCTCTTGTGAGATCATTGACTCTAAATTGGCTCACATTTTGTATTGAGTCAAGTAATAAGTCTGTCATTCAAAAGGCTCACAAGGATTATGTTCCAATCTGTATGGAG TGCCTTAATGATGGAACTCCAGAAGTTAGAGATGCAGCCTTTTCTGCTTTGACAGCCATAGCAAAG TCGGTAGGTATGAGACCTTTGGAAAGGTCACTGGAGAAACTTGATGATGTTCGAAGAAAAAAGCTTAATGATATGATTGGTGGTCCAGGAAGTGGCCCACCTGCTAGTGGAAATTCAG GTAATGCGCCAACATCAAATGGAGCTGCATCAGAG ACTTCAGGAAGCTCTTTTGTAAAGAGATCAGCAGCAAGTATGTTAAGTGGTAAAAGGCCTGTCCAGGCAGCT CCTGCTACCAAGAAAGGCACTTCAGCAAAACCTGCTACCAGTAAAAAGCTTGATGGAGGTGGGCagcaaaaaacctcaaaaacgtcTGAACCTGAAGATGTTGAG CCATCAGAGATGAGTCTCGAGGAAATTGAAAGCAGAGTGGGCTCTCTTATGCAAGCGGAGACTATATCTCAACTGAAGAGTGCTGCATGGAAAGAAAGACTTGAAG CAATTTCCTCATTGAAGTCTCAAGTGGAGGGTATTCAGGAACTCGATCCGTCAGTGGAGATTTTGATACGTTTGTTATGTGCTATTCCTGGATGGAGTGAGAAAAATGTCCAG GTCCAGCAGCAAACAATTGAAGTTATTTCTTATATTGCGTCAACTGCAACAAAGTTTCCCAAGAAGTGTGTTGTTCTCTGTCTCCTTG GCCTAAGTGAAAGAGTGGCAGATATTAAGACCAGAGCTCTGGCAATGAAATGTCTGACTACGTTTTCAGAAGCAGTGGGTCCAGGATTCATTTTTGAAAGA CTATTTAAAATCATGAAAGAGCACAAGAATCCTAAGGTTCTTAGTGAAGGCCTTCTATGGATGGTTTCTGCTGTTGAGGACTTTGGTGTTTCTCATTTGAAATTGAAG GACTTGATTGATTTCTGCAAGGACACGGGACTGCAATCAAGTGCTGCTGCAACTAGAAATGCCACAATTAAGTTGATTGGTGTCTTACATAGGTTTGTTGGCCCAG ATATTAAGGGTTTCCTTGCAGATGTTAAACCTGCCCTTCTTAGTGCGCTTGACACTGAGTATGAAAAAAATCCATATGAG GGACCTTCTGTAGCTCCAAAAAAGATGGTGAAAGCATCTGATTCATCATCTGTTCCTGTTGGTGGCTCAGATGGCTTGCCACGTGAAGATATCAGTGCTAAGATAACTGCTACTTTGCTGAAAAACTTTGAAAGCCCTGATTGGAAG ACACGTTTGGAATCCATTGAAGCTGTTAATAAAATTTTGGAGGAGGCCAATAAGCGAATTCAACCCATTGGAACTG GAGAACTGTTTGGTGCTCTTAGAGGGCGTTTGTATGATAGCAATAAAAGGCTGGTGATGGAAGCATTATCTACCATTGGTGGTGTAGCATCCGCCATGGGTGTAGCAGTTGAGAAGGCAAGCAAG GGTATTCTTTCAGATGTCTTGAAGTGCCTTGGTGACAATAAAAAGCAAATGCGAGAATGTGCTTTAACGACATTGGACTTGTGGTATGGTGCTGTCCACCTTGATAAAATG ATTCCCTACATTGCAGCTGCTTTTTCAGAATCAAAACTTGGTGCAGAGGGGCGTAAGGATctttttgaatggttatctaGGCAACTTTCCCAGCTAAGCGACTTCCCTGATGCTGTGCAGCTATTAAAACCAGCTGCTGTTGCCATGACG GATAAATCAGTAGATGTTCGTAAAGCAGCTGATGCATGCCTTTCAGAGATTGTAAAAGCCTGTGGTTCAGAACTG GTTATGAAAAATCTTAAAGATATTCCAGGATCAGCTGTGGCCCTTGTAGTCGAGAAGCTGAAGCCTTATGGAGCTGTTGCAG AACTGCATGATTCTGCTCAAATAACTTCGACTGCTTCAAATCCCAAAAGTAGCGCTAGAGCTggtaaaattaattcaaatgcGGTTGGTGATCGTGCTTCTAAGCATGGAATGAAATCAGCATCATCG AGGTCTGCTCCAATGAGGAACTCAAGAGCGGAGTCAATCATGTCTGTTAATGATATTGCTATACAATCTCAGCCATTACTAAATGTCAAGGATTCCAACAAG gaAGATAGAGAGAGGATTGTTGTCCGCCGTTTCAAATTTGAAGAGCTACGATTGGAGCAAATTCAGGATCTTGAG AGTGGGATTATTCGATTTTTTAGGGATGATTTGAGTAGAAGGCTTCTGAGTACAGATTTCAAAAAGCATGTGGATGGCATCGAAATGCTACAAAGG GCACTTCCGTCCATTGTAAAGGATCTAATAGAAGTAATGGATATTGTTTTGAGGTGGTTTGTTCTAAGATTTTGTGAATCCAACACTACTTGCTTATTGAAG GTTTTGGAGTTTCTTCCTGAACTTTTTGAGGCATTGAGGATTGAGGGTTATGCATTGACTGAAGCTGAAGCCACTATATTCCTTCCATGTTTGGTTGAAAAG TCTGGACATAACATCGAGAAACTACGGGAAAAAATCCACGAGCTTACTAAACATATTGTCAACGTATATTCAGCAGCAAAACTTTTTCCGTACATCGTGGAGGGTTTACGTTCAAAAAATAACCGTACACGGATAGAGTGCGCTGATCTTGTTGGTTTTCTTCTTGAAAACCATGGAGCTGAG ATAAGTGGACAGCTGAAAAGCTTGCAGATTGTTGCAACTCTAACAGCTGAACGAGATGGTGAAACTAGGAAAGCTGCTCTGAATGCTCTTGCCACTGGTTACAAAATTTTAG GTGAGGACATATGGAGATATGTTGGAAAACTGACAGAAGCTCAAAGAAgtatgatcgatgaaaaatttaaaacaaag gCTCGTGAGATGGACAGAAGGAGGGAAGGGAAACCTGGAGATGCAAGGGCTGCTCTGAGACGTTCAGTCAGGGATAATGG gTCTGATATTGCTGAACAGAGTGGGGAAGTTTCAAGGTCAATTGCAGGGCCAGCTTTTGCCAG GGAGCACTATGTTCATCCTGAAATGCACATGGAGAGAAATCCATTGCCTCGAGCACATGCTGGTGTCTGTGGTCCAACAGATTGGAATGAAGCACTTGATATCATAGTTTATGGTGCACCAGAGCAG TCTGTGGAAGGTATGAAGGTGGTTTGCCATGAGTTGGCACAGGCTACAAATGATCCTGAAGGAAGTACGATGGATGACATTGTCAAAGATGCAGATAGACTTGTCTCAATCTTGGCAAATAAG GTTTCCAAGACATTTGACTTTAGTCTAGGTGGAGCTTCTTCGAGGTCATGTAAATATGTTTTGAACACTCTCATGCAG ACATTTCAAAATAAGAATCTTGCTCATGCTGTCAAGGAGAGCACTCTTGATAATTTGATTACTGAGCTTCTGCTTTGGCTATTGGATGACCGAGTTCCCCGCATGGATGATGGAGGTCAACTTCTGAAAGCTTTGAATGTTTTGATGCTCAAGATTCTG GATAATGCAGACCGAACATTGTCATTTGCCGTGCTCATTAATTTACTACGTCCACTGGAGCCCTCTAGATGGCCAGCTCCCTCGTCAGACGAAGCTGTTACTGTCAGAAATCAGAAGTTCTCTGATCTAGTTGTTAAATGTCTCATCAAACTGACAAAG GTTCTTCAAAATACTATTTACGATGTAGACCTAGACCGAATTCTTCAGAGTATCCATGTCTATCTTCAAGAGCTTGGAATGGAAGAGATTAGGAGAAG AGCGGGAGCGGATGACAAACCTTTGCGTATGGTCAAAACTGTTTTGCATGAACTGGTAAAACTTCGGGGAACAGCTATTAAAGGTCATCTCTCCATGGTTCCTATTGATATGGAGCCTCCACCCATTATTCTTGCCTACATAGATCTGAATCTTCAG ACTTTGGCAGCAGCGAGAATGCTTACCCCTACTGGACCTGTGGGACAAACTCATTGGGGTGACTCAACTGCTAATAATCCATCTTCTGCCACTCACTCTGCAGATGCCCAGCTGAAG CAAGAACTGGctgcaatttttaaaaaaattggagaTAAGCAGACATGCAGTATCGGTCTTTATGAACTATACCGTATTACACAATTATACCCCAAG GTTGATATCTTTGCTCAGCTCCAAAATGCCAGTGAGGCATTTAGGACCTATATAAGAGATGGATTAGCGCAG ATGGAAAAGAACGCTGCTGCCGGAAGGACGCCTTCTAGTGTACCATTACCAACTCCTCCCCCATCCTCATTAACTCTTTCTTCACCAAAATTGGCTCCTTTATCGCCTGTACATACAAACTCAGTAAATGATTCAAAATTAGTGAATTCTAGAGTGGAGCCCACAAATTTTACTTTGCCTCCATTCAGAGATGATGAAAGGACCGGAAATGCTACCTTTAGAGGTCCAGCTTTTGATCATCTTGGGGACCAAAGAAGTGAAAGATTACCGACTGGAG TATCTACTGGAACACTCGATGCTATTAGAGAGAGAATGAAAAGCATCCAGTTAGCTGCAGCAGGTGTGAATTCCGATTCTGGAACTAGGCCATTAATGCCAATGAATGGTAATGTCACTCACAATCAAGTTCAGCATGGGTTAGATGATGGCTCTGCTGAGAACCCGGTTCACAGTGGAGTTCTTCCTATGgatgaaaaggcattatctggGTTGCAAGCTCGTATGCAAAGACTAAAGAGTGGGTCATTCGATCATGTATAA